From one Aeropyrum camini SY1 = JCM 12091 genomic stretch:
- the cmk gene encoding (d)CMP kinase translates to MPSGADIRGDSRVVVISGPPGSGKSTYAKRLAEDLGLSYYSTGTIFRSLARERGLSLAEMSRLAEEDPRIDLEIDRRTLGVASRGGVVIDSHLAAWLLKDTAHYLVLVKAPMWVRVRRIARRDGVTLRRALVETLEREWSQRMRFKRYYGIDVTDTTIFHLIVDTSRYGVEDTYRLVLEGARRRGL, encoded by the coding sequence ATGCCTAGCGGAGCTGATATTCGAGGCGATAGCAGGGTCGTCGTGATATCAGGGCCCCCGGGCTCCGGCAAGTCCACCTACGCCAAGAGGCTTGCGGAGGACCTGGGGCTCTCATACTACAGTACAGGAACTATATTCCGCAGCCTAGCCCGGGAAAGGGGCCTCAGCCTGGCGGAGATGAGCAGGCTCGCCGAGGAGGATCCAAGGATAGACTTAGAGATTGATAGGAGGACCCTGGGCGTCGCCTCCCGGGGCGGCGTGGTTATAGACAGCCATCTCGCCGCCTGGCTACTCAAGGATACTGCACACTACCTCGTGCTCGTCAAAGCCCCAATGTGGGTTAGGGTTAGGCGTATAGCCCGGCGAGACGGCGTTACCCTTAGAAGGGCGCTTGTGGAGACTCTCGAGAGGGAGTGGAGCCAGAGGATGAGGTTCAAGAGGTACTATGGCATCGACGTGACCGACACAACCATATTCCACCTTATAGTGGACACCAGCAGGTACGGCGTCGAGGACACATACAGGCTAGTCCTCGAGGGGGCCAGGAGGAGGGGCCTCTGA
- a CDS encoding 50S ribosomal protein L34e, whose amino-acid sequence MVRPALRSRSLRRVYRRTPGGYTVVHYERRKPGPARCARCGRPLGGVPRGRPPRVRRLSKTAKRPERPYGGVLCSTCLAELIFEAIAGSS is encoded by the coding sequence GTGGTCAGGCCTGCCCTGAGGAGCAGGAGCCTGAGGAGGGTCTACCGCAGGACTCCAGGGGGCTATACGGTTGTTCACTATGAGAGGCGCAAGCCGGGGCCCGCCAGGTGTGCTAGGTGCGGGAGGCCTCTAGGCGGGGTCCCGAGAGGCAGGCCCCCCAGGGTTAGGAGGCTGAGCAAGACGGCTAAGAGGCCGGAGAGGCCCTACGGAGGGGTGCTTTGCAGCACATGCCTAGCGGAGCTGATATTCGAGGCGATAGCAGGGTCGTCGTGA